The Neisseria yangbaofengii genome contains a region encoding:
- a CDS encoding DUF1841 family protein codes for MYDVNTQDVRRFFAHVWQHRLMPLQLDGLQQKALRIIEAHPEYEHYLADIDNYLDKNWLPEDGESNPFLHMSLHLSLQEQAAIDQPPGIRAIHAQLCARYHDDWVRAEHEMMDALAETLWEAQRYGRGLDVNAYMTRLRKLVGLGQEEHARLNPHEVGLSDKISERE; via the coding sequence ATGTATGATGTCAATACACAAGATGTGCGCCGTTTCTTTGCCCATGTTTGGCAACACCGCCTCATGCCGCTGCAACTGGACGGCTTGCAGCAAAAGGCTTTGCGCATCATTGAAGCCCATCCGGAATATGAACATTACTTAGCCGATATCGACAATTATTTAGACAAAAACTGGCTGCCGGAAGATGGTGAAAGCAATCCTTTTTTACACATGTCGCTGCATTTGTCTTTGCAGGAACAAGCAGCCATCGACCAGCCGCCGGGCATTCGTGCGATACATGCGCAATTGTGCGCCCGTTATCATGATGACTGGGTTCGTGCCGAGCATGAAATGATGGACGCATTGGCGGAAACGTTGTGGGAAGCGCAGCGTTATGGCCGCGGTTTGGATGTGAATGCCTACATGACACGTTTGCGTAAATTAGTCGGTTTGGGGCAGGAAGAACACGCGCGGTTGAATCCGCATGAAGTGGGTTTGTCCGATAAAATCAGCGAGCGTGAATAA
- a CDS encoding proline--tRNA ligase: protein MKASQFFISTLKEAPAEASLASHRLMLRAGLIKSVASGLYTWMPMGLRVLRKVENVVREEMNRAGSVELLMPVVQPAELWQESGRWEFYGKELLRLKDRKDADFCMGPTCEEVITDIVRKEISSYKQLPKNFYHIQTKFRDEIRPRFGVMRAREFVMKDAYSFHADFESLQATYQDMYDAYCRVFNRLGLDFRPVAADTGSIGGTGSHEFQVLADSGEDVIAYSDASDYAANIELAPTLPLNGERAVAQAQLNKVHTPNVRTIAALVEFLNIPIGQTLKSIVVEGEQEGEIVLLLLRGDHEFNDIKAEKLAGVKSPLSMAAPESILAQFGANGGSLGPVGFKGKIYADFATEKGTDWVIGANEDDYHYTGFNFGRDSAEPEFVDLRNVVEGDASPDGQGRLKLARGIEVGHVFQLRDKYSKALNASFLDNNGKSQIMEMGCYGIGVTRVVAAAIEQNHDDRGIIWTPAMAPFEVVIVPMNYKKSEAVREAADRIYAELQVQGVDVLLDDRDERAGVLLNDSELLGIPHRIVIGDRGLKEGNVEYAQRRDTESQSVAVIDVVAQVVAALKA, encoded by the coding sequence ATGAAAGCCAGTCAATTTTTTATCTCTACTTTGAAAGAAGCGCCTGCGGAAGCTTCGCTTGCCAGCCATCGATTAATGCTGCGTGCCGGTTTGATTAAATCGGTGGCGTCGGGTTTGTACACTTGGATGCCGATGGGCTTGCGCGTATTGCGTAAGGTGGAAAACGTGGTGCGTGAGGAAATGAATCGTGCGGGCAGCGTGGAATTGCTGATGCCGGTGGTGCAGCCTGCTGAATTATGGCAGGAGTCCGGCCGCTGGGAATTTTACGGTAAGGAATTGCTGCGTTTGAAAGACCGCAAAGATGCCGATTTCTGCATGGGGCCGACTTGTGAGGAAGTAATTACGGATATTGTGCGTAAGGAAATCAGCAGCTACAAGCAACTGCCGAAGAATTTCTACCATATCCAAACCAAATTCCGTGATGAAATCCGCCCGCGTTTCGGCGTGATGCGTGCGCGTGAGTTTGTGATGAAAGATGCATATTCGTTCCATGCGGATTTTGAATCTTTGCAGGCGACTTATCAGGATATGTATGATGCTTATTGCCGCGTGTTCAACCGTTTGGGCTTGGATTTCCGCCCGGTGGCGGCGGATACGGGCAGCATTGGCGGTACCGGTTCGCATGAATTCCAAGTGTTGGCTGACAGCGGTGAGGACGTGATTGCCTATAGTGATGCTTCTGATTATGCGGCCAATATAGAATTGGCACCGACGCTGCCTTTAAATGGTGAGCGTGCGGTAGCTCAAGCACAATTGAACAAGGTTCATACGCCGAATGTGAGGACGATTGCGGCGTTGGTTGAATTTTTGAATATTCCGATTGGGCAAACGCTGAAATCGATTGTGGTTGAAGGCGAGCAAGAAGGCGAAATCGTCTTGCTGCTGTTGCGTGGCGATCATGAGTTTAACGATATTAAGGCGGAAAAATTGGCCGGTGTGAAATCGCCTTTGAGTATGGCGGCGCCGGAATCGATTTTGGCGCAATTCGGTGCCAATGGCGGTTCGCTGGGACCGGTCGGCTTTAAGGGTAAGATTTATGCTGATTTCGCTACAGAAAAAGGCACGGATTGGGTGATTGGCGCCAATGAAGACGACTACCATTACACAGGCTTTAATTTTGGCCGCGATTCGGCAGAGCCTGAATTTGTCGATTTGCGTAATGTAGTGGAAGGCGATGCCAGCCCTGACGGACAAGGCCGCCTGAAACTGGCGCGCGGTATTGAAGTGGGGCATGTGTTCCAATTGCGTGATAAATATTCTAAAGCCTTGAATGCTTCTTTCTTAGACAATAACGGCAAATCGCAAATTATGGAAATGGGTTGCTACGGCATTGGTGTGACGCGTGTGGTGGCGGCGGCTATTGAGCAAAACCATGATGATCGCGGCATTATTTGGACGCCGGCAATGGCACCATTTGAAGTAGTGATTGTGCCGATGAACTACAAAAAATCCGAAGCGGTGCGCGAAGCGGCTGACCGCATTTATGCCGAACTGCAAGTGCAGGGTGTGGATGTATTGCTGGACGACCGTGATGAGCGCGCCGGTGTATTGCTGAACGATTCCGAATTGTTGGGTATCCCGCACCGTATCGTGATTGGCGACCGCGGTTTGAAAGAAGGCAATGTAGAATATGCGCAACGCCGCGATACCGAATCACAAAGTGTTGCGGTTATCGATGTTGTGGCTCAAGTTGTGGCAGCGCTGAAAGCTTGA
- a CDS encoding S41 family peptidase, producing the protein MSKSTLKKVALYTLGAFSGVALSLSVQSIAAEKSAKDESLPVKSIRTMAEVYGQIKANYYQDKSDEELFEGAMKGMVAGLDPHSEYMDKKGYSDLKENTSGEFGGLGMEIGQEDGFIKVVAPIEDTPAERAGVKSGDFIVKIDNISTRGLTVSEAVKKMRGKPGTKITLTLSRKNADKPIVANLTRAIIKVKSVRHHLLEPGYGYIRVTQFQERTIAGVNDAAKNLTKQNAAPLKGLILDLRDDPGGLLNGAVGVSAAFLPNNVNVVSTKGRDGKAGMVLKATPEDYILSSGKDPLNGLPAELKTIPMTVLINSGSASASEIVAGALQDHKRAVIIGTQSFGKGSVQTVIPLSNGSAVKLTTALYYTPNDRSIQAQGIVPDIEIKDKDRAYESREADLIGHIGNPSGGADVNSSNEIPETVEETLKQDSKPKTDKEKEEDIIARRTPNPAKDDQLRKALDLVKNPAEWQKSLGLAAKKPAPKKDDKKEDKK; encoded by the coding sequence ATGTCGAAATCTACTTTGAAAAAAGTTGCACTTTACACCTTGGGCGCTTTCAGCGGCGTGGCGCTCAGCCTCAGCGTCCAAAGCATTGCCGCCGAAAAAAGCGCTAAAGACGAATCTTTGCCGGTTAAATCCATCCGTACCATGGCCGAAGTTTACGGCCAAATCAAAGCCAATTATTACCAAGACAAATCCGATGAAGAATTATTCGAAGGTGCCATGAAAGGCATGGTAGCCGGTCTTGATCCGCATTCAGAATACATGGACAAAAAAGGCTATTCCGACCTGAAAGAAAACACCAGCGGCGAATTTGGCGGCTTGGGCATGGAAATCGGCCAAGAAGACGGCTTCATCAAAGTGGTTGCCCCGATTGAAGACACTCCGGCAGAGCGTGCCGGCGTAAAAAGTGGCGACTTCATCGTCAAAATTGACAATATCTCAACCCGCGGCCTAACCGTTAGCGAAGCCGTGAAAAAAATGCGCGGCAAACCCGGCACCAAAATCACCCTGACCCTGTCGCGTAAAAATGCCGACAAACCGATTGTGGCGAACCTGACCCGCGCCATCATCAAAGTGAAAAGCGTGCGCCATCACCTGCTTGAACCGGGCTACGGCTACATCCGCGTGACCCAGTTCCAAGAGCGCACCATCGCCGGTGTTAACGATGCCGCAAAAAATTTGACCAAGCAAAACGCTGCTCCATTAAAAGGCTTGATTTTAGACCTGCGTGACGACCCGGGCGGCCTGCTTAACGGCGCAGTCGGCGTATCGGCAGCCTTCCTGCCGAATAATGTCAATGTCGTCAGCACCAAAGGCCGCGACGGCAAAGCCGGTATGGTGTTGAAAGCCACGCCCGAAGATTACATCTTATCCAGTGGTAAAGACCCGCTTAACGGCCTACCTGCCGAGCTGAAAACCATTCCAATGACGGTTTTAATTAACTCAGGCTCTGCTTCAGCCTCGGAAATCGTGGCCGGGGCATTGCAAGACCACAAACGCGCCGTAATCATCGGCACACAAAGTTTCGGTAAAGGATCGGTACAAACCGTAATTCCGTTGTCCAACGGCAGCGCGGTTAAATTAACCACTGCTTTATACTACACGCCGAACGACCGCTCGATTCAAGCGCAAGGCATCGTACCGGATATCGAAATCAAAGACAAAGACCGCGCCTATGAAAGCCGCGAAGCCGACTTAATCGGCCATATCGGCAATCCGTCGGGCGGTGCCGATGTCAACAGCAGCAATGAAATTCCTGAAACGGTCGAAGAAACCTTGAAACAAGATTCCAAACCCAAAACCGACAAAGAAAAAGAAGAAGACATCATCGCCCGCCGTACACCGAACCCGGCCAAAGACGACCAATTGCGCAAAGCCTTGGATTTGGTGAAAAACCCGGCCGAATGGCAAAAATCGTTAGGTCTGGCAGCGAAAAAACCGGCACCGAAAAAAGACGATAAAAAAGAAGATAAGAAATAA
- a CDS encoding peptidoglycan DD-metalloendopeptidase family protein has protein sequence MRYKPLLLALLLCFAAPSFAANDSAKEKTATAKKNTQTKKATAPKEAAKATDKKTAIKDKKDSGKTTSAKAEEKADSKPSEKAKAAAKKDDKADNKKTNAKTADNKKEAARTKEQAVKKAAAKNTKEAAKPETAAKKDNKNKKEAAKQPAKQETVKKAADKTETANSATKTNAANDKKAAAAPNKDSDELHAAVSAATNDLEAKQALNKRTASFLVHVNADLKKLQQTRNSLSNINRQQRDAWNKLQQLDKDLTRLKAEVGNTRAQISRFVSGNYKNSQPNAVALFLRNAEPGQKKRFLRYTRYINASNEKVMADLTKQQKELAAQETKINNELSRLKHLQANAQAALKKQGTLNAPEQVESRRQNATMIKDAKKSVTQKDNEQRLNNLIKDLDKQKAEQRKKEAEARKKAAEARLAAAEKSRQAAKAKEEHAAKERAAMSNLTDEDMKLQAPKSGSFVTISNPNSFSRMQGRLKKPVNGMLSGLFGHQRESGEIWKGVFYTTPPAAVNSIAAGNVVYAGELEGYGNVVVVDHGDKYVSVYSGLSEIGVVKGYGVGQGHKIGTSGILPSGEEGLYLEIRYNGQNMNPLSWIN, from the coding sequence ATGCGTTACAAACCTCTTTTACTCGCCTTATTACTCTGTTTTGCTGCACCTTCTTTCGCTGCCAACGACTCTGCCAAAGAAAAAACTGCAACCGCGAAGAAAAACACCCAAACCAAAAAAGCAACTGCCCCAAAAGAAGCGGCCAAAGCCACAGATAAGAAAACCGCTATCAAAGACAAAAAAGACAGCGGTAAAACCACGTCTGCCAAAGCCGAAGAAAAAGCAGACAGCAAACCGTCCGAAAAAGCCAAAGCCGCTGCAAAAAAAGACGATAAAGCCGACAACAAAAAAACCAACGCCAAAACGGCAGACAATAAAAAAGAAGCTGCCCGGACCAAAGAGCAAGCGGTGAAAAAAGCTGCGGCCAAAAACACAAAAGAAGCGGCCAAACCGGAAACCGCCGCTAAAAAAGACAATAAAAATAAAAAAGAAGCAGCCAAACAGCCTGCCAAGCAAGAAACCGTAAAAAAAGCAGCCGATAAAACAGAAACCGCCAATTCAGCCACTAAAACCAATGCGGCCAACGATAAAAAAGCCGCTGCCGCACCAAACAAAGACAGCGATGAATTGCATGCCGCCGTCAGCGCCGCCACCAATGATTTGGAAGCCAAACAAGCCTTGAACAAACGCACGGCCAGTTTCTTGGTGCATGTGAACGCCGATTTGAAAAAACTGCAACAAACCCGCAACAGCTTATCCAACATCAACCGCCAACAGCGCGACGCTTGGAACAAGTTGCAGCAATTGGATAAAGATCTGACCCGTCTCAAAGCCGAAGTCGGCAACACGCGCGCACAAATTTCGCGTTTTGTTTCCGGCAATTACAAAAATAGCCAACCGAATGCCGTAGCCCTGTTTTTAAGAAATGCCGAGCCGGGCCAGAAAAAACGTTTCCTGCGTTATACCCGCTACATCAATGCATCTAACGAAAAAGTGATGGCAGATTTGACCAAGCAGCAAAAAGAATTAGCCGCACAAGAAACCAAAATCAACAATGAATTAAGCCGTCTGAAACACTTGCAGGCCAATGCGCAAGCTGCGTTGAAAAAACAAGGCACCCTAAATGCACCCGAACAAGTCGAAAGCCGCCGCCAAAATGCTACGATGATCAAAGATGCGAAAAAATCAGTCACCCAAAAAGACAACGAGCAGCGTTTGAACAATCTGATTAAAGATTTGGACAAGCAAAAAGCCGAACAGCGCAAAAAAGAAGCCGAAGCGCGTAAAAAAGCAGCGGAAGCGCGTTTGGCCGCTGCCGAAAAATCCCGCCAAGCTGCCAAAGCCAAAGAAGAACATGCCGCGAAGGAGCGTGCCGCCATGTCGAATCTCACCGATGAAGACATGAAGCTGCAAGCGCCGAAATCAGGCAGCTTTGTCACCATCAGCAATCCAAACAGCTTCAGCCGCATGCAAGGCCGTCTGAAAAAACCGGTTAACGGTATGCTCTCGGGCTTGTTCGGGCATCAGCGCGAAAGCGGTGAAATATGGAAAGGCGTGTTCTACACCACACCACCTGCCGCAGTAAACAGCATCGCTGCCGGTAATGTGGTGTATGCCGGCGAATTGGAAGGCTACGGCAATGTGGTCGTGGTCGATCACGGCGACAAATACGTCAGCGTGTATTCAGGCTTAAGTGAAATCGGGGTTGTTAAAGGATACGGCGTCGGCCAAGGCCATAAAATCGGCACCAGCGGCATCCTGCCAAGCGGCGAAGAAGGTCTGTATTTGGAAATCCGCTACAACGGCCAAAACATGAATCCGCTCTCTTGGATTAATTGA
- a CDS encoding CreA family protein, giving the protein MLKELALAVIAAAVLAACGGSDSDKIGKAGTVFHMLGKNDRIEVEAFDDPDVQGVACYISYAKKGGLKETVNLEEDASDASVSCVQSANIIRYNEAAVIKPKKVFKRSASVAFKSQQIIRYYDPKRKAFAYLVYSDKIVQGSPKNSLSAISCFGGQRIGEKEIAGLTGKQVYGACIVEVAAPAQPK; this is encoded by the coding sequence ATGTTGAAAGAATTAGCTTTGGCCGTCATTGCTGCGGCAGTGTTGGCGGCTTGCGGCGGCAGCGATTCGGATAAAATCGGTAAGGCCGGCACGGTGTTTCATATGTTGGGCAAAAACGACCGCATCGAAGTGGAAGCGTTTGATGATCCTGATGTACAAGGCGTGGCATGTTATATTTCCTATGCCAAAAAAGGCGGCTTGAAAGAAACCGTGAATTTAGAAGAAGACGCCAGCGATGCTTCGGTGTCGTGTGTGCAGTCGGCCAATATCATCCGCTATAACGAAGCGGCAGTCATTAAACCGAAAAAAGTCTTCAAACGCAGTGCCAGCGTGGCTTTTAAGAGCCAGCAGATTATCCGTTATTACGACCCGAAGCGTAAGGCTTTTGCCTATTTAGTGTACAGCGATAAAATTGTGCAAGGTTCGCCGAAAAATTCTTTGAGTGCGATTTCCTGCTTCGGCGGGCAACGTATCGGTGAAAAAGAAATCGCCGGTTTGACCGGTAAGCAAGTGTATGGTGCGTGTATTGTCGAAGTGGCTGCACCGGCACAACCTAAATAA
- a CDS encoding YqgE/AlgH family protein, translated as MNLANYFLAAMPNMDDPFFQDSVIYLCEHDEEGALGIIINKPSPITMDMIFAVSDRNIPLRMQHESVMMGGPVQVDRGYVVHTPLGNWQSTLAVTDNVALTSSRDIIENLSEPGAVDKALVSIGYSSWSKGQLERELAGNVWLTVPADEHILFDVPYEHRYAAVFEKLGIQPDRLVTGAGHA; from the coding sequence ATGAATTTAGCAAACTATTTTTTGGCGGCCATGCCCAATATGGATGACCCGTTTTTCCAAGACAGTGTGATTTATCTTTGCGAACATGATGAAGAAGGCGCGTTGGGCATCATCATCAATAAGCCGTCGCCGATTACGATGGACATGATTTTTGCCGTCAGCGACCGCAATATCCCATTACGCATGCAGCATGAAAGTGTGATGATGGGCGGGCCGGTGCAGGTTGACCGCGGCTATGTGGTGCATACGCCTTTGGGCAATTGGCAAAGCACGTTGGCGGTAACCGATAACGTGGCATTGACGTCTTCGCGAGACATTATCGAGAATTTATCCGAACCCGGTGCGGTGGATAAGGCTTTGGTGAGCATTGGTTATTCAAGTTGGAGTAAAGGCCAGTTGGAACGCGAGTTGGCCGGTAATGTGTGGCTGACCGTGCCTGCCGATGAGCATATTTTGTTTGATGTGCCGTATGAACACCGCTATGCCGCCGTATTTGAGAAGCTCGGCATTCAGCCTGACCGTTTGGTCACGGGGGCAGGGCATGCATAA
- the ruvX gene encoding Holliday junction resolvase RuvX, whose translation MHKAPKGTTLAFDFGETRIGVAQGDAELGMSHPLATVTGNSNDAKFEAIAKLVQEWQPRQLVVGLPTHTDGTEHDLTRLSRKFGRRLQGRFSLPVYWVDERMSSLYAESLLAEAQVFGRKQKSVLDQVAAQAILQGFFEGGAAEYFNGREAEDKE comes from the coding sequence ATGCATAAGGCGCCTAAAGGTACAACGCTGGCGTTTGATTTTGGCGAAACACGCATAGGCGTGGCGCAAGGTGATGCCGAATTGGGTATGAGCCATCCTCTGGCAACTGTGACCGGCAACAGCAATGATGCCAAGTTTGAAGCCATTGCCAAGCTGGTGCAAGAATGGCAGCCACGTCAATTGGTGGTCGGCCTGCCCACGCACACCGACGGCACTGAGCATGACTTAACGCGTTTGAGTCGTAAGTTTGGCCGCCGTTTGCAGGGGCGGTTTAGTCTGCCGGTGTATTGGGTGGATGAACGCATGTCATCGCTGTATGCCGAAAGCTTGTTGGCTGAAGCGCAGGTGTTTGGCCGGAAACAGAAATCAGTGTTGGATCAGGTGGCGGCGCAAGCGATTTTGCAGGGCTTTTTTGAAGGCGGCGCGGCGGAATATTTTAATGGCCGAGAAGCGGAAGACAAGGAATAA
- a CDS encoding YidB family protein — protein MALMDTLLNAATQALNNNNNGTGQNPLLDMAMDLVRQQGGTGNLINQLQQGGLGDALGSWISTSQDNAPVSGNALQSALGSDVIGQVAQKFGMDGQQASDLLAQVLPSLVDSVTPNGNPQEADGFGLDDIASLVLKNFIK, from the coding sequence ATGGCTTTAATGGATACTTTGTTGAACGCGGCAACCCAAGCCCTGAACAACAATAACAACGGCACCGGCCAAAACCCGCTGCTCGATATGGCAATGGATTTGGTACGGCAGCAAGGCGGGACGGGCAACTTGATTAACCAATTGCAACAAGGCGGTTTAGGTGATGCATTGGGTAGCTGGATTTCCACTTCTCAAGACAATGCGCCGGTTTCGGGCAATGCATTGCAAAGTGCCTTGGGCAGCGATGTTATCGGTCAGGTAGCTCAAAAATTCGGCATGGACGGCCAGCAAGCCAGCGATTTGTTGGCGCAAGTGTTGCCAAGCTTGGTCGATAGTGTCACGCCAAACGGCAATCCGCAAGAAGCAGACGGTTTCGGTTTGGACGATATTGCTTCATTGGTGTTGAAAAACTTCATCAAATAA
- a CDS encoding YqaA family protein, which yields MKIFGTVYDKTLQWSKHRFAPFWLSFVSFIEAIFFPVPPDVMLIPMSMSEPKKALRFAVYTTLASVLGGIIGYAIGHFAFDWVSGYIQSWGLQAKFAQTQLWFETWGVVVVFLAGFSPIPFKIFTICAGVMNMAFLPFVLSAAISRFARFFLIARLSAWGGEKYAGKIRHYIEMLGWGTVALAVIGYAAYSFTH from the coding sequence ATGAAAATTTTTGGAACCGTTTACGACAAAACGCTGCAATGGTCGAAACACCGTTTTGCACCCTTTTGGTTGAGTTTTGTCAGCTTCATCGAAGCCATTTTCTTCCCCGTGCCGCCGGATGTGATGCTGATTCCGATGTCGATGTCCGAGCCTAAAAAAGCCTTGCGTTTTGCGGTATATACCACACTGGCATCTGTTTTGGGCGGCATAATTGGTTACGCCATCGGCCATTTTGCCTTTGATTGGGTGTCGGGCTATATTCAAAGCTGGGGCTTACAGGCTAAATTCGCTCAGACACAGCTGTGGTTTGAAACATGGGGCGTAGTCGTGGTGTTTTTGGCAGGTTTCTCGCCGATTCCGTTTAAAATATTCACCATTTGTGCCGGCGTGATGAACATGGCGTTTTTGCCGTTTGTATTATCAGCCGCCATCTCGCGTTTTGCCCGCTTCTTCCTGATTGCCAGATTATCTGCTTGGGGCGGCGAAAAATATGCCGGCAAAATCCGCCATTACATCGAAATGCTGGGCTGGGGCACTGTGGCCTTGGCCGTTATCGGTTATGCGGCGTACAGTTTTACTCATTAA
- the hda gene encoding DnaA regulatory inactivator Hda, which produces MNQLIFDFAAHDYPGFDKFLGTENAELVYVLRHEHGQFIYVWGEQGAGKSHLLQAWIAQALEAGKNAVYIDAAVHPLTEKVFEADYLAIDQVERLNNEEQALLFAIFNRFRNSGKGFLLLGSEYTPQQLVIREDLRTRMAYCLVYEVKPLTDQEKIDALASMAVARQVTIDTEIFEYLLNHWRRDMDSLMQMLDTLDHYAVMMGKRITLPLLRQLLKQQETE; this is translated from the coding sequence GTGAACCAGCTCATTTTCGATTTTGCCGCACACGACTACCCCGGCTTCGATAAATTTCTCGGCACCGAAAATGCCGAGCTGGTATATGTTTTGCGTCATGAACATGGCCAGTTTATCTACGTTTGGGGCGAGCAGGGCGCAGGCAAAAGCCATTTGCTGCAAGCGTGGATTGCCCAAGCCTTGGAAGCCGGCAAAAACGCCGTGTATATCGATGCCGCCGTTCATCCCTTAACCGAAAAAGTCTTTGAGGCCGACTATTTGGCCATCGACCAAGTCGAGCGGCTCAATAATGAAGAGCAAGCCCTGCTGTTTGCCATTTTCAACCGCTTTCGCAACAGCGGCAAAGGCTTTCTGCTGCTCGGTTCCGAATATACGCCGCAACAATTGGTTATTCGCGAAGACTTGCGCACCCGAATGGCCTATTGCTTGGTTTACGAAGTCAAACCCTTAACCGACCAAGAAAAAATCGATGCTTTAGCCAGCATGGCGGTCGCGCGGCAAGTCACCATCGACACCGAAATTTTCGAATATCTCTTAAATCATTGGCGGCGCGACATGGACAGCCTTATGCAAATGCTCGATACGCTCGACCATTACGCCGTAATGATGGGTAAACGCATCACCTTACCGCTTTTGCGCCAACTTTTGAAACAACAGGAAACAGAATGA